In one Nyctibius grandis isolate bNycGra1 chromosome 19, bNycGra1.pri, whole genome shotgun sequence genomic region, the following are encoded:
- the NCOA5 gene encoding nuclear receptor coactivator 5 isoform X3 — protein sequence MLVTNYFREPYVYGEGRDARRDRSPLRGSPRRDPRDGRDGRNGRDSRDIRARDMRDARDHRDLRDPRDIRDPRDLRDPRDVRDLRDPREPLYERYRDPRDMRNPRDVRDPRDMRDPRDPLYRRDEAYDRYLRLEDYYRRKDDAYYDRYKEHFDRAPVSSEDRLKREERHREELYRQYYEEIKRRFDAERPVDCSVIVVNKQTKEYAESVGRKVRDLGMVVDLIFLNTEMSLTQALDDVSRGGSPFAIVITEQHQVHRSCTVNIMFGTPQEHRNMPQADAMVLVARNYERYKTESREKEREEIARQAAKMADEAVLQERERPPPAEEGGRGGHPPAIQTLLNLLADNRYLTAEETDKVINYLRERKERLLRGSTDSLQASMSRQSLGAPSGSSLGSQSSLPSSQAHQGSQPLVSAPSVPVSSSNPQQELQAKILSLFNSGAAAAVAAVANSSSAAPAGTSGSTPNQNFANMASGQARSAQMGAGNLNQAQQRLQTPGTQIPALQGPSRNAGPRPGAPPQAQSLYGQHQNRLPAPGNVPAQRPLSSGINFDNPSVQKALDTLIQSGPALSHLVSQTVAQGRTGSSAQQPMGSYQRHY from the exons ATGCTGGTAACAAATTACTTCAG AGAGCCGTATGTCTACGGGGAAGGCCGAGATGCCAGGCGCGACCGCTCCCCTCTGCGGGGGAGCCCGCGGAGAGACCCCAGAGACGGCAGGGATGGTAGGAACGGGCGAGATTCCAGAGACATTCGAGCCAGAGACATGCGTGATGCCAGAGACCACAGGGACCTGCGAGACCCACGGGATATCAGGGATCCAAGAGACTTGCGGGACCCTCGTGATGTTAGAGATCTGCGTGACCCACGGGAGCCGCTGTATGAGCGGTACAGGGATCCTCGGGATATGAGAAATCCACGAGATGTGAGGGATCCACGGGATATGAGGGACCCTCGGGACCCTTTGTACAG ACGAGATGAAGCTTATGACCGTTACCTTCGCCTTGAAGACTACTACCGGCGGAAGGATGACGCTTACTACGACCGTTACAAAGAGCATTTTGATAGAGCACCAGTGAGTTCAGAAG ACCGCCTGAAGCGCGAGGAGCGGCACCGAGAGGAGCTGTACCGTCAGTACTATGAGGAAATCAAGAGGCGTTTTGATGCAGAGAGACCTGTGGATTGTTCTGTGATAGTGGTGAATAAACAGACAAA GGAGTACGCGGAGTCAGTGGGGCGGAAGGTGCGGGACCTGGGCATGGTGGTGGACCTGATCTTCCTCAACACAGAGATGTCACTGACGCAAGCCCTGGACGACGTGAGCAGAGGAGGGTCTCCTTTTGCCATTGTCATCACCGAGCAGCACCAAGTTCACCGCTCTTGCACCGTTAACATCATGTTTGGCACCCCACAAG AACACCGCAACATGCCCCAGGCTGATGCCATGGTGCTGGTGGCAAGGAATTACGAGCGCTACAAAACAGAGTCACGGGAGAAGGAGCGCGAGGAGATCGCCCGGCAGGCGGCCAAGATGGCAGACGAAGCGGTGCTGCAGGAGCGGGagcgcccgccgcccgcggaggaggggggcagggggggtcaCCCTCCGGCCATCCAGACTCTCTTGAACCTGCTGGCAGACAATCGCTATCTAACTGCTGAGGAGACTGATAAAGTAATTAATTACTTGAGAGAGCGGAAGGAGCGGTTACTGAGGGGAAGCACTGATTCTCTGCAGG CATCCATGTCAAGACAGTCTTTGGGGGCACCTTCGGGATCATCTCTGGGCAGTCAGTCCAGCCTTCCAAGCTCTCAGGCTCATCAGGGTTCACAGCCTCTGGTCTCTGCTCCTTCTGTCCCAGTGTCCTCTTCTAATCCTCAGCAGGAGCTTCAAGCAAAAATCCTCAGTCTCTTCAACAgcggggcggcagcggcagTAGCTGCTGtagcaaacagcagctctgcagcccctgcGGGCACTTCGGGCAGCACTCCGAACCAGAACTTTGCTAACATGGCCAGCGGTCAGGCCCGGTCAGCGCAGATGGGTGCTGGAAATTTAAACCAGGCTCAGCAGAGATTGCAGACTCCCGGCACGCAGATTCCTGCTCTCCAGGGCCCTTCAAGAAACGCAGGTCCAAGACCCGGCGCTCCTCCACAAGCTCAGTCGCTCTATGGTCAGCACCAAAATCGCCTCCCTGCACCTGGCAACGTCCCTGCTCAAAGGCCGCTGTCTTCTGGTATCAACTTTGACAACCCCAGTGTGCAGAAGGCCTTGGACACCCTTATCCAGAGTGGTCCTGCACTCTCCCACCTAGTGAGCCAAACCGTGGCCCAGGGGCGAACGGGGTCCTCAGCCCAGCAACCTATGGGTTCCTACCAGCGACACTATTAA
- the SLC12A5 gene encoding solute carrier family 12 member 5 codes for MSRRFTVTALPRHGPAATRAPGRDGRGDGNPKESSPFINSTDLEKGKEYDGKNMALFEEEMDTSPMVSSLLSGLANYTNLPQGSREHEEAENNDGGKKKPVQAPRMGTFMGVYLPCLQNIFGVILFLRLTWVVGIAGIMESFCMVFLCCSCTMLTAISMSAIATNGVVPAGGSYYMISRSLGPEFGGAVGLCFYLGTTFAGAMYILGTIEILLAYIFPAMAIFKAEDASGEAAAMLNNMRVYGTCVLTCMATVVFVGVKYVNKFALVFLGCVILSILAIYAGVIKSAFDPPSFPICLLGNRTLSRHGFDLCTKMVVEGNETLGSKLWELFCTSRFLNATCDEYFAMNNVTEIEGIPGAASGLIQENLWSSYLTKGVIVEKRGLPSVSPPDMPVDMDQPYVFSDMTSYFTLLVGIYFPSVTGIMAGSNRSGDLRDAQKSIPTGTILAIATTSAVYISSVVLFGACIEGVVLRDKFGEAVNGNLVVGTLAWPSPWVIVIGSFFSTCGAGLQSLTGAPRLLQAISRDGIVPFLRVFGHGKANGEPTWALLLTACICEIGILIASLDEVAPILSMFFLMCYMFVNLACAVQTLLRTPNWRPRFRYYHWTLSFLGMSLCLALMFICSWYYALVAMLIAGLIYKYIEYRGAEKEWGDGIRGLSLSAARYALLRLEEGPPHTKNWRPQLLVLVRGDQEQNVVHPQLLSFTSQLKAGKGLTIVASVLEGTFLDNHPQAQRAEEAIRRLMEAEKVKGFCQVVISSNLRDGMSHLIQSSGLGGLQHNTVLVGWPRSWRQKEDHQTWRNFIELVRETTAGHLALLVAKNVAMFPGNQERFSEGHIDVWWIVHDGGMLMLLPFLLRHHKVWRKCKMRIFTVAQMDDNSIQMKKDLTTFLYHLRITAEVEVVEMHESDISAYTYEKTLVMEQRSQILKQMHLTKNEREREIQSITDESRGSIRRKNPANTRLRLSVPEEPAGDGEEKPEEEVQLIHDKNATAFSSSSQSPGDEVETAPEKVHLTWTKEKSVAEKNKSKSPVSPEGIKDFFNMKPEWENLNQSNVRRMHTAVKLNEVIVKKSQDAKLVLLNMPGPPRNRKGDENYMEFLEVLTEHLDRVLLVRGGGREVITIYS; via the exons ATGAGCCGGCGGTTCACCGTCACCGCGCTGCCCCGGCACGGGCCCGCGGCCACCCGAGCGCCCGGCCGCGACGGCAGAG GCGATGGCAACCCCAAGGAGAGCAGCCCCTTCATCAACAGCACGGACCTGGAGAAGGGCAAGGAGTATGACGGCAAGAACATGGCGCTCTTTGAG GAGGAGATGGACACCAGCCCCATGGTCTCGTCCCTGCTGAGCGGGCTGGCCAACTACACCAACCTGCCGCAGGGCAGCCGGGAGCACGAGGAGGCCGAGAACAACGATGGGGGCAAGAAGAAGCCGGTGCAG GCCCCGCGCATGGGCACCTTCATGGGCGTCTACCTGCCCTGCCTCCAGAACATCTTCGGGGTCATCCTCTTCCTGCGCCTCACCTGGGTGGTGGGGATCGCCGGCATCATGGAGTCCTTCTGCATGgtcttcctctgctgctcctgc ACGATGCTGACGGCCATTTCCATGAGCGCGATTGCCACCAACGGCGTGGTGCCAG CGGGTGGCTCCTACTACATGATCTCGCGCTCCCTGGGACCTGAGTttggtggggctgtggggctctGCTTCTACCTGGGCACCACCTTTGCCGGCGCCATGTACATCCTGGGCACCATCGAAATCCTGCTG GCCTACATCTTCCCGGCCATGGCCATCTTCAAGGCAGAGGACGCCAGCGGGGAGGCGGCCGCGATGCTCAACAACATGCGCGTGTACGGCACCTGCGTGCTGACCTGCATGGCCACCGTCGTGTTCGTGGGCGTCAAGTACGTCAACAAGTTTGCCCTGGTCTTCCTGGGCTGCGTCATCCTCTCCATCCTCGCCATCTACGCTGGCGTCATCAAGTCGGCCTTCGACCCACCCAGCTTCCC gatCTGCCTCCTGGGCAACAGGACCCTGTCGCGGCACGGCTTCGACCTCTGCACCAAGATGGTGGTGGAGGGGAACGAGACGCTGGGCTCCAAGCTCTGGGAGCTCTTCTGCACCTCCCGCTTCCTCAACGCCACCTGTGACGAGTACTTCGCCATGAACAACGTGACTGAGATCGAGGGCATCCCCGGCGCCGCCAGCGGCCTCATCCAAG agAACCTCTGGAGCTCGTACCTGACCAAGGGCGTGATCGTGGAGAAGCGGGGGCTGCCCTCCGTGAGCCCCCCGGACATGCCGGTGGACATGGACCAGCCCTACGTCTTCAGCGACATGACCTCCTACTTCACCCTGCTCGTCGGCATCTACTTCCCCTCGGTCACAG GCATCATGGCTGGCTCCAACCGCTCCGGGGACCTGCGGGACGCCCAGAAGTCCATCCCCACGGGCACCATCCTGGCCATCGCCACCACCTCCGCCGTCT ACATCAGCTCCGTCGTCCTCTTCGGGGCGTGCATCGAGGGGGTCGTCCTGCGGGACAA GTTTGGTGAAGCCGTCAACGGGAACCTGGTGGTTGGCACCCTGGCATGGCCGTCCCCGTGGGTCATCGTCATCGGCTCCTTCTTCTCCACGTGTGGGGCCGGGCTGCAGAGCCTCACCGGAGCCCCTCGCCTCCTGCAAGCCATCTCCAGGGATGGGATCGTGCCCTTCCTCAGG gTCTTCGGCCACGGCAAAGCCAACGGGGAGCCGACGTGGGCGCTGCTGCTCACCGCCTGCATCTGCGAGATCGGGATCCTGATCGCCTCCCTGGACGAGGTGGCTCCCATCCTCTCCAT GTTTTTCCTCATGTGCTACATGTTCGTCAACCTGGCGTGCGCGGTGCAGACCCTGCTGCGGACGCCCAACTGGCGGCCCCGCTTCCGCTACTACCACTG GACCCTGTCCTTCCTGGGCATGAGCCTCTGCCTGGCGCTGATGTTCATCTGCTCCTGGTACTACGCGCTGGTGGCCATGCTGATCGCCGGCCTCATCTACAAGTACATCGAGTACCGCGG GGCGGAGAAGGAGTGGGGCGACGGGATCCGGGGGCTGTCCCTGAGCGCGGCCCGGTACGCCCTGCTGCGGCTGGAGGAGGGGCCCCCCCACACCAAGAACTGGAG GCcgcagctgctggtgctggtcCGCGGGGATCAGGAGCAGAACGTGGTGCACCCGCAGCTCCTGTCCTTCACGTCGCAGCTCAAGGCCGGCAAGGGCCTCACCATCGTGGCCTCCgtgctggaagggaccttcctGGACAACCACCCGCAGGCGCAGAGGGCAGAGGAG gcCATCCGCCGCCTGATGGAAGCGGAGAAGGTGAAGGGCTTCTGCCAGGTGGTGATCTCCTCCAACCTGCGGGACGGCATGTCCCACCTCATCCAGTCCagcgggctgggggggctgcagcacaaCACGGTGCTGGTGGGCTGGCCCCGCAGCTGGCGCCAGAAGGAGGACCACCAGACCTGGAGGAACTTCATCG AGCTGGTGCGAGAGACCACGGCCGGGCACCTGGCCTTGCTGGTGGCCAAGAATGTCGCCATGTTCCCGGGCAACCAGGAGCGGTTCTCGGAGGGCCACATCGATGTCTGGTGGATCGTCCACGACGGGGGGATGCTCATGCTGCTGCCCTTCCTCCTGCGGCACCACAAG GTCTGGCGCAAGTGCAAGATGCGCATCTTCACGGTGGCACAGATGGACGACAACAGCATCCAGATGAAGAAGGACCTGACCACGTTCCTGTACCACCTGCGCATCACCGCggaggtggaggtggtggagatG CACGAGAGTGACATCTCTGCCTACACCTACGAGAAGACGCTGGTGATGGAGCAGCGCTCCCAGATCCTCAAGCAGATGCACCTCACCAAGAACGAGCGGGAGCGGGAG ATCCAGAGCATCACAGACGAGTCCCGCGGCTCCATCCGGCGCAAGAACCCGGCCAACACGCGCCTGCGCCTGAGCGTCCCCGAGGAGCCGGCGGGCGACGGGGAGGAGAAGCcggaggaggag gtCCAGCTCATCCACGACAAAAATGCCACCgccttctccagcagctcccagtcCCCCGGCGACGAGGTGGAGACGGCGCCCGAGAAGGTGCATCTCACCTGGACCAAGGAGAAGTCTGTCGCCGAGAAGAACAAGAGCAAGAGCCCTGTCAGCCCTGAGGGCATCAAGGACTTCTTCAACATGAAGCC GGAGTGGGAGAACCT GAACCAGTCCAACGTGCGGAGGATGCACACAGCCGTGAAACTCAACGAGGTGATTGTGAAGAAGTCCCAGGACGCCAAGCTGGTCCTGCTGAACatgccggggccgccccgcaaCCGCAAAGGGGACGAGAACT ACATGGAGTTCCTGGAGGTGCTGACGGAGCACCTGGACCGCGTGCTCCTGGTGCGCGGCGGGGGCAGGGAGGTCATCACCATCTACTCCTGA
- the MMP9 gene encoding matrix metalloproteinase-9 codes for MALVLLAPLAVGLLALSCWAAPLQSEPSPLQSQPSPLQSKPQAVVTFPGELVSTLSDLELAERYLLRFGYTTEAEAEARTGSKHVALGKALRRMQKQLGLEETGELDAGTLEAMRAPRCGVPDVGTFLTFEGDLKWDHMDLTYRVMNYSPDLDRAVIDDAFKRAFKVWSDVTPLTFTQIYSGEADIMIMFGSREHGDGYPFDGKDGLLAHAFPPGRGIQGDAHFDDDELWTLGAGVVVKTRHGNAGGADCHFPFVFEGRSYSRCITEGRTDGLPWCATTASYDRDKKYGFCPSELLYTNGGNSDGSPCVFPFVFEGTSYDACTTDGRSDGYRWCATTASFDRDKKYGFCPNRDTAVTGGNSQGDPCVFPFTFLGQSYSACTSQGRQDGKLWCATTSNYDTDKKWGFCPDRGYSIFLVAAHEFGHSLGLDHSSVREALMYPMYSYVQDFQLDPDDVQGIQYLYGRGSGPEPTAPAPVPTEEPQPMPTEAGSTSTTEEEEETPEPTAEPVPVDPSRDACEEKDFDAITEINGELHFFKDGKYWTLSSLWKSGIQGAFSVADAWPGLPAVIDAAFQDVLTKRIFFFAGRQFWVFSGKSALGPRGIEKLGIGKGAGRIAGALQRGRGKVLLFSGESYWRLDVKVQRVDKGYPRATDDVFTGVPLDARNVFLYQDKYHFCRGSFYWRMTPRYQVDRVGYVKYDILQCPQH; via the exons ATGGCCCTCGTCCTCCTGGCCCCGCTCGCTGTGGGGCTGCTGGCCCTCTCCTGCTGGGCAGCCCCCCTCCAGAGCGAGCCGTCCCCCCTCCAGAGCCAGCCGTCCCCCCTCCAGAGCAAGCCGCAGGCAGTTGTCACCTTCCCGGGGGAGCTGGTCAGCACACTGTCGGACCTGGAGCTGGCGGAG aggTACCTGCTGCGGTTCGGCTACACCACGGAGGCGGAGGCGGAGGCGAGGACGGGCAGCAAGCACGTCGCCCTGGGCAAGGCGCTGCGCAGGATGCAGAAGCAGCTGGGCCTGGAGGAGACGGGGGAGCTGGACGCCGGCACGCTGGAGGCCATGCGAGCCCCCCGCTGCGGCGTCCCCGACGTGGGAACCTTCCTCACCTTCGAGGGGGACCTCAAGTGGGACCACATGGACCTGACGTACCG GGTGATGAACTACTCCCCTGACCTGGACCGCGCCGTCATCGATGACGCCTTCAAGCGGGCGTTCAAAGTGTGGAGCGACGTGACCCCCCTCACCTTCACGCAGATCTACAGCGGCGAGGCGGACATCATGATCATGTTCGGCAGCCGAG AGCACGGGGACGGGTACCCCTTCGACGGCAAGGACGGGCTGCTGGCCCACGCCTTCCCCCCGGGCCGGGGCATCCAGGGCGATGCCCACTTTGATGACGACGAGCTCTGGACGCTGGGAGCCGGTGTAG TGGTGAAGACCCGCCACGGGAACGCCGGCGGGGCCGACTGCCACTTCCCCTTCGTCTTCGAGGGCCGCTCCTACTCGCGGTGCATCACGGAGGGGCGCACGGACGGGCTGCCCTGGTGTGCCACCACCGCCAGCTACGACCGCGACAAGAAATACGGCTTCTGCCCCAGCGAAC TCCTCTACACCAACGGCGGCAACAGCGACGGGTCCCCCTGCGTCTTCCCCTTCGTCTTCGAGGGCACCTCCTACGACGCCTGCACCACGGACGGGCGCTCCGACGGCTACCGCTGGTGTGCCACCACCGCCAGCTTCGACCGGGACAAGAAATACGGCTTCTGCCCCAACCGAG ACACGGCGGTGACCGGTGGCAACTCCCAGGGGGACCCGTGCGTCTTCCCCTTCACCTTCCTGGGGCAGTCCTACAGCGCCTGCACCAGCCAGGGCCGCCAGGACGGCAAGCTCTGGTGTGCCACCACCAGCAACTACGACACCGACAAGAAGTGGGGCTTCTGCCCGGACAGAG GTTACAGCATCTTCCTGGTGGCTGCCCACGAGTTCGGGCACTCCCTGGGGCTGGACCACTCCAGCGTGCGCGAGGCCCTGATGTACCCCATGTACAGCTACGTCCAGGACTTCCAGCTGGACCCCGATGATGTCCAGGGCATCCAGTACCTCTACG GTCGTGGCTCTGGCCCCGAGCCCACCGCCCCTGCACCCGTGCCCACCGAGGAGCCCCAGCCCATGCCCACGGAGGCTGGCAGCACCTCCACcaccgaggaggaggaggagacgcCAGAGCCCACGGCCGAGCCCGTTCCCGTGGACCCCAGCCGGGACGCCTGCGAGGAGAAGGACTTCGACGCCATCACGGAGATCAACGGGGAGCTGCATTTCTTCAAGGACGG GAAATACTGGACCCTCTCGTCCCTCTGGAAGTCGGGCATCCAGGGCGCCTTCTCGGTGGCAGACGCCTGGCCCGGCCTCCCGGCTGTCATCGACGCCGCGTTCCAGGACGTGCTCACCAAGAGGATCTTCTTCTTCGCCG GTCGGCAGTTCTGGGTGTTCTCTGGCAAGAGCGCGCTGGGCCCGCGGGGCATCGAGAAGCTGGGCATCGGGAAGGGGGCCGGCCGCATCGCGGGGGCCCTGCAGCGGGGCCGCGGCAAAGTGCTGCTCTTCAGCGGGGAGAGCTACTGGAG GCTGGATGTGAAGGTCCAGAGGGTGGACAAGGGCTACCCCCGCGCCACCGATGATGTCTTCACCGGCGTCCCCCTCGACGCACGCAACGTCTTCCTCTATCAAG ACAAGTACCACTTCTGCCGGGGCAGCTTCTACTGGAGGATGACGCCGCGCTACCAGGTGGACCGGGTGGGCTACGTCAAGTACGACATCCTGCAGTGCCCCCAGCACTGA
- the NCOA5 gene encoding nuclear receptor coactivator 5 isoform X2: MNKASSRSSPARREPYVYGEGRDARRDRSPLRGSPRRDPRDGRDGRNGRDSRDIRARDMRDARDHRDLRDPRDIRDPRDLRDPRDVRDLRDPREPLYERYRDPRDMRNPRDVRDPRDMRDPRDPLYRRDEAYDRYLRLEDYYRRKDDAYYDRYKEHFDRAPVSSEDRLKREERHREELYRQYYEEIKRRFDAERPVDCSVIVVNKQTKEYAESVGRKVRDLGMVVDLIFLNTEMSLTQALDDVSRGGSPFAIVITEQHQVHRSCTVNIMFGTPQEHRNMPQADAMVLVARNYERYKTESREKEREEIARQAAKMADEAVLQERERPPPAEEGGRGGHPPAIQTLLNLLADNRYLTAEETDKVINYLRERKERLLRGSTDSLQASMSRQSLGAPSGSSLGSQSSLPSSQAHQGSQPLVSAPSVPVSSSNPQQELQAKILSLFNSGAAAAVAAVANSSSAAPAGTSGSTPNQNFANMASGQARSAQMGAGNLNQAQQRLQTPGTQIPALQGPSRNAGPRPGAPPQAQSLYGQHQNRLPAPGNVPAQRPLSSGINFDNPSVQKALDTLIQSGPALSHLVSQTVAQGRTGSSAQQPMGSYQRHY; this comes from the exons AGAGCCGTATGTCTACGGGGAAGGCCGAGATGCCAGGCGCGACCGCTCCCCTCTGCGGGGGAGCCCGCGGAGAGACCCCAGAGACGGCAGGGATGGTAGGAACGGGCGAGATTCCAGAGACATTCGAGCCAGAGACATGCGTGATGCCAGAGACCACAGGGACCTGCGAGACCCACGGGATATCAGGGATCCAAGAGACTTGCGGGACCCTCGTGATGTTAGAGATCTGCGTGACCCACGGGAGCCGCTGTATGAGCGGTACAGGGATCCTCGGGATATGAGAAATCCACGAGATGTGAGGGATCCACGGGATATGAGGGACCCTCGGGACCCTTTGTACAG ACGAGATGAAGCTTATGACCGTTACCTTCGCCTTGAAGACTACTACCGGCGGAAGGATGACGCTTACTACGACCGTTACAAAGAGCATTTTGATAGAGCACCAGTGAGTTCAGAAG ACCGCCTGAAGCGCGAGGAGCGGCACCGAGAGGAGCTGTACCGTCAGTACTATGAGGAAATCAAGAGGCGTTTTGATGCAGAGAGACCTGTGGATTGTTCTGTGATAGTGGTGAATAAACAGACAAA GGAGTACGCGGAGTCAGTGGGGCGGAAGGTGCGGGACCTGGGCATGGTGGTGGACCTGATCTTCCTCAACACAGAGATGTCACTGACGCAAGCCCTGGACGACGTGAGCAGAGGAGGGTCTCCTTTTGCCATTGTCATCACCGAGCAGCACCAAGTTCACCGCTCTTGCACCGTTAACATCATGTTTGGCACCCCACAAG AACACCGCAACATGCCCCAGGCTGATGCCATGGTGCTGGTGGCAAGGAATTACGAGCGCTACAAAACAGAGTCACGGGAGAAGGAGCGCGAGGAGATCGCCCGGCAGGCGGCCAAGATGGCAGACGAAGCGGTGCTGCAGGAGCGGGagcgcccgccgcccgcggaggaggggggcagggggggtcaCCCTCCGGCCATCCAGACTCTCTTGAACCTGCTGGCAGACAATCGCTATCTAACTGCTGAGGAGACTGATAAAGTAATTAATTACTTGAGAGAGCGGAAGGAGCGGTTACTGAGGGGAAGCACTGATTCTCTGCAGG CATCCATGTCAAGACAGTCTTTGGGGGCACCTTCGGGATCATCTCTGGGCAGTCAGTCCAGCCTTCCAAGCTCTCAGGCTCATCAGGGTTCACAGCCTCTGGTCTCTGCTCCTTCTGTCCCAGTGTCCTCTTCTAATCCTCAGCAGGAGCTTCAAGCAAAAATCCTCAGTCTCTTCAACAgcggggcggcagcggcagTAGCTGCTGtagcaaacagcagctctgcagcccctgcGGGCACTTCGGGCAGCACTCCGAACCAGAACTTTGCTAACATGGCCAGCGGTCAGGCCCGGTCAGCGCAGATGGGTGCTGGAAATTTAAACCAGGCTCAGCAGAGATTGCAGACTCCCGGCACGCAGATTCCTGCTCTCCAGGGCCCTTCAAGAAACGCAGGTCCAAGACCCGGCGCTCCTCCACAAGCTCAGTCGCTCTATGGTCAGCACCAAAATCGCCTCCCTGCACCTGGCAACGTCCCTGCTCAAAGGCCGCTGTCTTCTGGTATCAACTTTGACAACCCCAGTGTGCAGAAGGCCTTGGACACCCTTATCCAGAGTGGTCCTGCACTCTCCCACCTAGTGAGCCAAACCGTGGCCCAGGGGCGAACGGGGTCCTCAGCCCAGCAACCTATGGGTTCCTACCAGCGACACTATTAA
- the NCOA5 gene encoding nuclear receptor coactivator 5 isoform X4: MRDARDHRDLRDPRDIRDPRDLRDPRDVRDLRDPREPLYERYRDPRDMRNPRDVRDPRDMRDPRDPLYRRDEAYDRYLRLEDYYRRKDDAYYDRYKEHFDRAPVSSEDRLKREERHREELYRQYYEEIKRRFDAERPVDCSVIVVNKQTKEYAESVGRKVRDLGMVVDLIFLNTEMSLTQALDDVSRGGSPFAIVITEQHQVHRSCTVNIMFGTPQEHRNMPQADAMVLVARNYERYKTESREKEREEIARQAAKMADEAVLQERERPPPAEEGGRGGHPPAIQTLLNLLADNRYLTAEETDKVINYLRERKERLLRGSTDSLQASMSRQSLGAPSGSSLGSQSSLPSSQAHQGSQPLVSAPSVPVSSSNPQQELQAKILSLFNSGAAAAVAAVANSSSAAPAGTSGSTPNQNFANMASGQARSAQMGAGNLNQAQQRLQTPGTQIPALQGPSRNAGPRPGAPPQAQSLYGQHQNRLPAPGNVPAQRPLSSGINFDNPSVQKALDTLIQSGPALSHLVSQTVAQGRTGSSAQQPMGSYQRHY, from the exons ATGCGTGATGCCAGAGACCACAGGGACCTGCGAGACCCACGGGATATCAGGGATCCAAGAGACTTGCGGGACCCTCGTGATGTTAGAGATCTGCGTGACCCACGGGAGCCGCTGTATGAGCGGTACAGGGATCCTCGGGATATGAGAAATCCACGAGATGTGAGGGATCCACGGGATATGAGGGACCCTCGGGACCCTTTGTACAG ACGAGATGAAGCTTATGACCGTTACCTTCGCCTTGAAGACTACTACCGGCGGAAGGATGACGCTTACTACGACCGTTACAAAGAGCATTTTGATAGAGCACCAGTGAGTTCAGAAG ACCGCCTGAAGCGCGAGGAGCGGCACCGAGAGGAGCTGTACCGTCAGTACTATGAGGAAATCAAGAGGCGTTTTGATGCAGAGAGACCTGTGGATTGTTCTGTGATAGTGGTGAATAAACAGACAAA GGAGTACGCGGAGTCAGTGGGGCGGAAGGTGCGGGACCTGGGCATGGTGGTGGACCTGATCTTCCTCAACACAGAGATGTCACTGACGCAAGCCCTGGACGACGTGAGCAGAGGAGGGTCTCCTTTTGCCATTGTCATCACCGAGCAGCACCAAGTTCACCGCTCTTGCACCGTTAACATCATGTTTGGCACCCCACAAG AACACCGCAACATGCCCCAGGCTGATGCCATGGTGCTGGTGGCAAGGAATTACGAGCGCTACAAAACAGAGTCACGGGAGAAGGAGCGCGAGGAGATCGCCCGGCAGGCGGCCAAGATGGCAGACGAAGCGGTGCTGCAGGAGCGGGagcgcccgccgcccgcggaggaggggggcagggggggtcaCCCTCCGGCCATCCAGACTCTCTTGAACCTGCTGGCAGACAATCGCTATCTAACTGCTGAGGAGACTGATAAAGTAATTAATTACTTGAGAGAGCGGAAGGAGCGGTTACTGAGGGGAAGCACTGATTCTCTGCAGG CATCCATGTCAAGACAGTCTTTGGGGGCACCTTCGGGATCATCTCTGGGCAGTCAGTCCAGCCTTCCAAGCTCTCAGGCTCATCAGGGTTCACAGCCTCTGGTCTCTGCTCCTTCTGTCCCAGTGTCCTCTTCTAATCCTCAGCAGGAGCTTCAAGCAAAAATCCTCAGTCTCTTCAACAgcggggcggcagcggcagTAGCTGCTGtagcaaacagcagctctgcagcccctgcGGGCACTTCGGGCAGCACTCCGAACCAGAACTTTGCTAACATGGCCAGCGGTCAGGCCCGGTCAGCGCAGATGGGTGCTGGAAATTTAAACCAGGCTCAGCAGAGATTGCAGACTCCCGGCACGCAGATTCCTGCTCTCCAGGGCCCTTCAAGAAACGCAGGTCCAAGACCCGGCGCTCCTCCACAAGCTCAGTCGCTCTATGGTCAGCACCAAAATCGCCTCCCTGCACCTGGCAACGTCCCTGCTCAAAGGCCGCTGTCTTCTGGTATCAACTTTGACAACCCCAGTGTGCAGAAGGCCTTGGACACCCTTATCCAGAGTGGTCCTGCACTCTCCCACCTAGTGAGCCAAACCGTGGCCCAGGGGCGAACGGGGTCCTCAGCCCAGCAACCTATGGGTTCCTACCAGCGACACTATTAA